A single genomic interval of Chloracidobacterium validum harbors:
- a CDS encoding CHAT domain-containing tetratricopeptide repeat protein has product MMRWLWLLVLLGHPFPGFGQTPDQPRPLTPDTRVEETLPSQGIHTYSVQLDQDDFLHVVVDQRGVDVVITILDPTGQTVLEQDTPNGRYGPEDVQFMASTGGQHRLVITALPNQGSAGRYTLRILSLRPPTAEERATSARLIQGQAARAKGAQAEALRVSGKYDEAMKLAQTALALKEAAYGPENPFVADSIFTIAAIHYDQGDYAQAEAWYRRALAMREKTLGPEHHYVAFTLNNLGLTLQKQGKFAEAEALYQRSIQIDEREIGQDSDEIIPTLNNLASLYQERGQYLQAARLYQRAIAAWETLRGPDATDLAYSLNNLGALQAQQGDYVAAEGTFQRTLTIFEKALGPEHPNVAIICNNLAETFRNRGDYDRAEPLYQRGVTILEKAVGPQSPNVASLLTNLGLVAQGRKDYPTAEATFKRALSIYEGALGKGHPLYAGCLNNLAETLRRQGNLEAAEQLYHRAKAIYEKALGGRHPSVALSLSNLGWVRGARKDYPAADQLLHQALTIQTETFGPEHPDVIRTLNNLSILAQARGQAPAALEFQVQANIAREQTLARNLVAGSERQKFLYLALAKEETDRTIGLHLQALPKDSSAARAALTVILQRKGRALDAMTDAIAVLRRRGNPEEIKLLDELTALKGQISVLTQRGPGKAGPEAHRADLKALTDRADALEADISRRSAQYRARFTPVTLDRVRQAMPPDTVLIEYAVYQPFDVEARTTRSPRYAGYALKRDGQMHWADLGDAAVIDAAIQAFRQAISSPTSISAAKRTGKRLAELVVRPLDPALAGAKRLLLSPDGLLNLVPFEALSDARGNYLIEQFDLTYLTSGRDLLALPDTTDDNPNPPVVVAAPTYGQGDRLTLDGQNFPPLLQLAGTEAEARAIQTYFPNATLHLHGTATGDAVRAIHRPWFLHLATHGAFLDDITEPASADGLTRAIGLATAQPLDVAKARRENPLLRSYLFFAGANEAAPSSILTALEAAQLDLWGTRLVVLSACQTGVGTVRQGDGVYGLRRAFVLAGAQTQVMSLWAVSDQGTQALMTSFYARLRQGEARSTAIRNARLDLRRQARYRHPFYWSSFILTGDWRPL; this is encoded by the coding sequence ATGATGCGCTGGCTTTGGCTACTGGTACTGCTCGGACACCCCTTCCCTGGCTTCGGGCAAACGCCCGACCAACCCCGACCGCTGACCCCGGATACCAGGGTGGAGGAAACCTTGCCCAGCCAGGGCATTCACACCTATTCGGTGCAGCTCGACCAGGATGATTTCTTGCACGTCGTCGTTGACCAACGAGGCGTGGATGTCGTGATCACCATCCTTGACCCAACCGGCCAGACCGTCCTGGAACAAGACACCCCCAATGGCCGCTACGGCCCGGAAGATGTCCAGTTCATGGCAAGCACCGGTGGACAGCATCGGTTGGTTATCACGGCGCTGCCGAATCAGGGCAGCGCCGGACGCTACACGCTGCGCATCCTCTCGCTGCGCCCACCCACCGCCGAAGAGCGCGCCACCAGCGCTCGGCTCATCCAGGGACAGGCCGCCCGCGCCAAGGGCGCTCAGGCTGAAGCGCTGCGGGTGTCCGGCAAGTACGACGAGGCTATGAAGCTGGCCCAGACCGCCCTGGCGCTCAAGGAAGCCGCCTATGGGCCGGAAAACCCCTTTGTCGCCGACTCAATCTTCACGATTGCGGCGATCCACTATGACCAGGGTGATTACGCTCAGGCCGAGGCCTGGTACCGGCGAGCCCTGGCGATGCGTGAAAAAACACTCGGACCGGAACACCATTACGTCGCCTTTACCCTCAACAACCTTGGGCTGACGCTCCAGAAACAAGGCAAGTTTGCCGAAGCCGAGGCGCTCTACCAACGCTCCATCCAGATTGATGAACGGGAGATCGGCCAGGACAGCGACGAGATCATACCAACCCTCAACAACCTGGCGAGTCTCTACCAGGAACGCGGGCAATACCTCCAGGCGGCGCGTCTCTACCAACGCGCCATCGCCGCCTGGGAAACCCTGCGCGGACCTGACGCAACCGATCTCGCCTATAGCCTCAACAACCTGGGCGCGCTTCAGGCACAGCAGGGCGATTATGTCGCCGCCGAAGGCACGTTTCAGCGCACCTTGACCATTTTTGAAAAAGCCCTTGGCCCCGAGCACCCCAACGTGGCCATCATCTGCAATAACCTGGCCGAAACCTTCCGAAACCGTGGCGACTATGACCGCGCCGAGCCGCTCTACCAGCGGGGCGTGACCATCCTCGAGAAAGCCGTCGGGCCGCAGTCGCCCAATGTCGCGTCACTGTTGACCAATTTGGGACTGGTCGCACAGGGGCGCAAGGACTATCCGACTGCCGAAGCCACGTTCAAACGCGCCCTGTCCATCTACGAAGGCGCGTTGGGCAAAGGCCACCCGCTCTACGCCGGCTGCCTCAACAACCTGGCGGAAACACTTCGGCGGCAGGGCAACCTGGAAGCAGCCGAACAGCTTTATCACCGGGCCAAAGCCATTTACGAGAAAGCCCTTGGCGGCCGGCATCCTTCCGTGGCGCTCAGCCTGTCCAATCTCGGTTGGGTGCGCGGTGCGCGCAAGGATTACCCAGCCGCCGACCAGCTCCTTCACCAGGCCCTGACCATCCAGACCGAAACCTTTGGACCTGAACATCCCGACGTCATCCGCACCCTCAACAACCTGTCCATCCTGGCTCAGGCGCGCGGGCAGGCGCCGGCGGCGCTCGAGTTTCAAGTCCAGGCCAACATCGCCCGTGAACAAACCCTGGCCCGCAACCTCGTGGCCGGCTCCGAGCGGCAAAAGTTCCTGTACCTTGCGCTGGCCAAGGAGGAAACCGACCGCACCATTGGCCTCCACCTGCAAGCGTTGCCCAAGGATAGCTCCGCCGCGCGCGCCGCACTGACCGTCATTCTCCAGCGCAAGGGACGCGCCCTCGACGCCATGACCGATGCCATTGCTGTCCTGCGCCGCCGCGGGAATCCCGAAGAAATCAAACTCCTCGACGAACTCACCGCCCTCAAGGGACAAATCTCCGTCCTGACCCAACGTGGTCCGGGCAAGGCCGGCCCGGAGGCCCATCGCGCCGACCTCAAAGCGCTGACCGACCGCGCCGACGCCTTGGAAGCTGACATCAGCCGCCGCAGCGCCCAGTACCGCGCCCGCTTCACCCCGGTCACGCTCGACCGCGTCCGCCAGGCTATGCCACCCGACACCGTGCTCATCGAGTACGCGGTCTATCAACCGTTTGATGTCGAAGCGCGAACGACCCGTTCACCGCGCTATGCCGGCTACGCCCTCAAGCGCGACGGCCAAATGCACTGGGCCGACCTCGGCGATGCCGCGGTCATTGACGCCGCCATCCAGGCCTTCCGCCAAGCCATTTCCTCCCCAACCTCCATCTCCGCTGCCAAGCGGACCGGAAAACGCCTCGCCGAGCTTGTCGTCCGCCCGCTCGACCCGGCGCTGGCCGGCGCCAAGCGCCTGCTGCTCTCACCGGACGGACTGCTCAACCTCGTCCCCTTTGAAGCCCTGAGCGATGCGCGCGGCAACTACCTCATCGAGCAGTTCGACTTGACCTACCTCACCAGCGGACGCGACCTGCTGGCGCTGCCCGACACGACCGATGACAACCCCAACCCGCCGGTCGTCGTTGCCGCCCCCACCTACGGACAGGGCGACCGACTCACCCTCGATGGTCAGAACTTCCCGCCCCTGCTCCAACTCGCCGGCACCGAAGCCGAAGCCCGCGCCATCCAAACCTACTTCCCCAACGCCACGCTTCACCTGCATGGGACGGCCACCGGGGATGCCGTCCGTGCCATTCATCGCCCCTGGTTTCTCCACCTGGCCACCCACGGCGCCTTCCTCGACGACATCACCGAGCCAGCTTCTGCCGATGGACTGACGCGCGCCATTGGGTTGGCCACGGCTCAACCGCTGGATGTGGCCAAGGCGCGCCGAGAAAATCCGCTGCTTCGCTCCTATCTCTTCTTTGCCGGCGCCAACGAGGCCGCTCCCAGCAGTATCCTGACCGCACTCGAAGCCGCCCAACTGGACCTGTGGGGAACGCGCTTGGTCGTTCTTTCCGCTTGCCAAACCGGCGTCGGCACGGTGCGCCAGGGTGACGGTGTTTATGGTCTGCGCCGCGCTTTTGTCCTTGCCGGAGCGCAGACCCAGGTCATGTCCCTATGGGCTGTGTCCGACCAGGGAACGCAGGCGCTGATGACCAGTTTTTACGCGCGGCTTCGGCAGGGTGAAGCGCGTAGCACGGCCATCCGCAATGCGCGCCTTGACCTTCGGCGACAGGCACGTTACCGGCATCCGTTTTACTGGTCCAGTTTTATCCTCACCGGTGACTGGCGTCCGTTATGA
- a CDS encoding Rossmann-fold NAD(P)-binding domain-containing protein — MQPRFVIEAEQDGVRYTMRGYVLAKGTHAGIDYPSDHLLITYTLENKSQAEVCIFNRGHTNAQSTLGYVERRPDGVIELSQKAFAAPPDCPPTYVPILPRVSVLKPGAVMTEDVYFALPFKTHTPFDFCLDEAERAKTVDGARIEFRLGYQLAGGKRTVRENDTFPPEAAQEQHFWSSGVQSAHWSDASDL; from the coding sequence ATGCAACCACGCTTTGTCATCGAAGCCGAACAGGATGGGGTGCGCTATACGATGCGCGGCTATGTCCTGGCAAAGGGAACCCACGCCGGGATTGATTACCCAAGCGACCACTTGCTGATTACATACACGCTTGAAAACAAGTCTCAGGCGGAGGTGTGCATCTTCAACCGGGGGCACACCAATGCGCAGTCAACGCTCGGTTATGTCGAGCGCCGCCCGGATGGGGTGATTGAGCTGAGCCAAAAGGCCTTCGCCGCACCGCCGGACTGCCCCCCGACCTATGTTCCGATCCTGCCGCGGGTTTCAGTTCTCAAGCCAGGCGCGGTCATGACCGAAGACGTGTATTTTGCGCTTCCGTTCAAGACGCATACGCCGTTTGATTTTTGCCTGGATGAGGCCGAGCGGGCAAAAACGGTGGATGGTGCGCGGATTGAGTTTCGGCTGGGCTATCAGCTTGCCGGGGGGAAGCGGACGGTCCGGGAAAACGACACCTTCCCGCCAGAAGCGGCCCAGGAGCAGCATTTTTGGTCGAGCGGCGTTCAGTCCGCTCACTGGTCTGACGCTTCCGATTTGTAA
- a CDS encoding M91 family zinc metallopeptidase, producing MRVAAKAVQSVNPTPSTSAPSKVDLRSAVLPPSASNQERLTKLSELQSVGQNIKAHLMQATGRSVPSQAAMPLQTSGFSREATVTRVNGQVVIDTGDGDDQISVTQDPQNGNVTVSVNGESRTFTGNDRNNLVIRAGAGNDVIQVDRGVTVNLRLFGGDGDDVITGGSGHDRIDGGAGNDRLFGGAGNDYIYGGDGNDRIEGGDGNDTVYGGRGDDLMYGNAGDDYLEGGEGKDTLYGGVGNDVLSGGLGDDRLFGGAGDDAIYAGQGKDEISGSTGNNKLYVQADDTVRSAPRGGSNQVVTVELTGNPGGTGVIVRGSDEFRQRVLDDLEMLRSSPAGRQMLASFDAARQRDRVTVTIEEITEDNGFASRSRASNPFLDPATGRRGTPTNATIGYNPTFAPTFEFADGTAAYTPPVVVLFHEMAHAYDYTHGTLRPGTYRGVDAADNGRVPNLERVAVGVPLDHDNNPRTPEQRDDANHPYALTENGFREELNLRLRRSYALSGLSGF from the coding sequence ATGCGAGTTGCTGCCAAAGCTGTCCAGTCCGTCAACCCGACGCCATCAACCTCGGCGCCGTCCAAAGTAGATTTGCGTTCTGCCGTCCTCCCGCCGTCGGCGTCGAACCAGGAACGCCTCACGAAGTTGAGCGAGTTGCAGTCAGTTGGCCAAAACATCAAAGCGCATTTGATGCAGGCGACGGGACGTTCGGTTCCCAGCCAGGCGGCAATGCCCCTTCAGACCAGTGGCTTTTCCCGTGAAGCAACCGTCACGCGCGTCAACGGTCAAGTTGTGATTGATACTGGCGATGGCGATGACCAGATCAGCGTCACACAGGATCCTCAGAACGGCAATGTCACTGTGTCGGTCAATGGCGAGTCACGGACATTCACGGGCAACGACCGCAACAACTTGGTCATTCGGGCTGGAGCTGGCAACGATGTCATCCAGGTTGATCGGGGCGTCACGGTCAACCTCCGCCTCTTTGGTGGCGATGGCGACGATGTGATTACCGGCGGAAGTGGCCACGACCGGATTGATGGCGGCGCGGGCAATGACCGCCTTTTTGGTGGCGCCGGCAATGACTACATCTACGGCGGTGATGGCAATGACCGGATTGAAGGTGGCGATGGCAATGACACCGTCTATGGTGGTCGTGGCGATGACCTGATGTACGGTAATGCCGGTGATGATTACCTCGAAGGCGGGGAAGGCAAAGATACGCTCTATGGTGGCGTCGGCAACGATGTTCTCTCCGGTGGCTTGGGTGATGACCGGCTCTTCGGCGGCGCGGGTGATGATGCCATTTATGCCGGGCAGGGCAAGGATGAGATCAGCGGCAGCACCGGCAACAACAAGCTGTATGTGCAGGCGGATGACACGGTCCGAAGTGCGCCCCGGGGAGGCAGCAACCAAGTCGTGACCGTTGAGCTGACCGGCAATCCGGGCGGCACAGGCGTGATTGTGCGTGGTTCAGATGAATTCCGGCAGCGCGTGCTGGACGACCTCGAAATGCTTCGCTCCTCTCCGGCCGGGCGTCAAATGCTGGCGAGTTTTGACGCGGCGCGGCAGCGGGATCGCGTCACCGTGACCATTGAAGAAATCACTGAAGACAACGGCTTTGCTTCGCGTTCGCGCGCCTCAAACCCCTTCCTCGACCCGGCAACGGGCCGGCGCGGCACGCCGACCAACGCCACCATTGGCTACAACCCGACCTTTGCGCCGACCTTTGAGTTTGCGGATGGCACAGCGGCCTACACGCCGCCGGTGGTCGTGCTCTTCCACGAAATGGCGCATGCCTATGACTACACCCACGGGACGCTCCGCCCGGGAACCTATCGCGGCGTAGATGCGGCCGACAACGGCCGGGTGCCCAATCTGGAGCGCGTCGCGGTTGGCGTGCCACTCGACCACGATAACAACCCCCGGACACCGGAGCAGCGCGATGACGCGAATCACCCCTACGCGCTGACCGAAAACGGCTTCCGCGAGGAACTCAACCTGCGGTTGCGCCGGAGCTACGCGCTGTCGGGGTTGTCGGGCTTCTAG
- a CDS encoding OmpA family protein, protein MTGRLLSLCLLAAIAVVFGPACATKKYVRTTIDERVAPLEGRTEELEQSVARNTSAIRDLDTRLSARIDTVSARAEEANTRAQAAERKAEEAQLGVERTNTRLTETARAVDDFIEIRTVSVYFQTNRYDLSPEAKAELDALAEAAKSRRGVRIELSGFADRRGSEARNLTLTENRAKSVKLYLYNVHKIEAWRIEYIGAGKINDGARTPEELQRNRRVDVRLLANRVVTEAEGGNVGP, encoded by the coding sequence ATGACAGGTAGATTGCTATCACTTTGCTTGTTGGCTGCCATTGCGGTGGTATTCGGACCAGCCTGCGCCACGAAGAAGTATGTGCGCACGACCATTGATGAGCGGGTTGCCCCGCTTGAGGGGCGGACGGAAGAACTCGAACAGTCAGTGGCACGTAATACCTCGGCTATTCGGGATTTGGATACCCGTTTGTCGGCGCGGATTGACACGGTGAGCGCGCGGGCAGAAGAGGCGAATACGCGGGCACAGGCTGCCGAGCGTAAGGCTGAGGAGGCGCAGTTGGGGGTTGAGCGGACAAACACGCGCCTGACCGAGACGGCACGGGCCGTTGACGATTTCATCGAAATTCGGACGGTTTCGGTGTACTTCCAAACCAACCGCTATGACTTGAGTCCCGAAGCCAAGGCGGAACTCGATGCGCTGGCTGAAGCTGCAAAATCCCGGCGGGGTGTGCGCATTGAACTTTCTGGCTTTGCCGACCGCCGTGGCAGTGAAGCGCGGAACTTGACATTGACCGAAAATCGGGCGAAGTCAGTCAAGCTGTATCTGTATAACGTTCACAAAATCGAAGCCTGGCGCATTGAATACATTGGGGCGGGCAAGATCAATGATGGCGCCCGGACGCCAGAGGAACTTCAGCGCAACCGCCGGGTGGATGTGCGGTTGCTGGCGAATCGAGTCGTGACCGAAGCAGAGGGCGGCAACGTCGGACCATAA
- a CDS encoding serine/threonine protein kinase, whose translation MKTCPQCGRVWADAMRFCPLDGAELPPARKSSSTGMVKKITREETRLTREQVLPPTASDDPMIGRVLEGKYRIQSKIGQGATGAIYRAERINIGDCVAVKVLKPEFAEDYAAAERFRREALALGRIRHPNVIAIYDYFEQPSQADRPASIFLVMELLSGRTLRDVLRQEHVLDVRRTVRVLVQVCSALYVAHERNVIHRDLKPENIMVEQYDRQNEVAKVIDFGLARLRMTGKLIKTLTEQGRVAGTPYYMAPEQWMDRPLNAQTDVYALGIICYEMLTGRVPFNADTVMQLANKHVKVPPQPPIELRRDLPVGISQAILRALAKQPQDRPATTLELADALQQGLRS comes from the coding sequence ATGAAAACCTGTCCTCAATGCGGTCGAGTGTGGGCGGATGCCATGCGCTTTTGCCCGCTGGATGGCGCGGAATTACCGCCAGCGCGTAAGTCATCATCAACGGGGATGGTCAAGAAAATCACGCGGGAGGAGACAAGGCTCACCCGTGAGCAGGTGTTGCCGCCGACTGCCAGCGATGACCCAATGATCGGGCGGGTTCTGGAGGGAAAGTATCGAATCCAGTCCAAGATTGGCCAGGGCGCGACCGGCGCTATCTATCGCGCCGAGCGAATCAACATTGGCGATTGTGTGGCAGTTAAGGTTCTCAAGCCGGAATTTGCTGAAGACTACGCGGCTGCCGAGCGTTTCCGGCGTGAGGCGCTCGCGCTCGGGCGAATCCGTCACCCGAATGTCATCGCCATCTATGACTATTTTGAACAACCGAGCCAAGCGGACCGTCCTGCCTCAATCTTTCTGGTCATGGAACTGCTGTCTGGTCGAACGCTCCGCGATGTCTTGCGTCAAGAACATGTGCTCGACGTTCGCCGAACCGTGCGGGTGCTGGTCCAGGTTTGCTCCGCGCTTTATGTGGCGCATGAGCGCAACGTCATTCACCGCGATCTGAAGCCGGAAAACATCATGGTCGAGCAGTATGACCGCCAGAATGAAGTCGCCAAGGTAATTGACTTCGGCTTGGCGCGGTTGCGCATGACCGGGAAGTTGATCAAGACGCTGACCGAACAGGGCCGGGTTGCCGGAACGCCCTACTACATGGCACCGGAGCAGTGGATGGACCGCCCACTCAACGCCCAGACAGATGTGTACGCCCTGGGCATCATCTGCTACGAAATGCTGACTGGGCGCGTGCCGTTCAATGCGGATACGGTGATGCAACTCGCCAACAAGCATGTGAAAGTTCCGCCGCAGCCGCCCATCGAGTTGCGCCGCGACCTGCCGGTTGGTATCTCGCAAGCCATTCTCAGGGCGTTGGCCAAGCAGCCGCAGGACCGTCCGGCGACCACGCTGGAATTGGCGGATGCGCTCCAGCAGGGACTCAGAAGCTGA
- a CDS encoding histidine triad nucleotide-binding protein: protein MADTDNIFLKIARGEAPADIVYDDEHCVAFRDIHPQAPTHILIIPRIPMESLNDASQSDETVLGHLLRVAAKIANKVGVAETGYRTVINTGPDAGQSVFQLHVHLLGGRPLAWPPG, encoded by the coding sequence ATGGCTGATACGGACAACATTTTTCTCAAGATTGCCCGTGGCGAAGCTCCGGCGGATATTGTGTATGATGATGAGCATTGTGTCGCTTTCCGTGATATTCACCCACAAGCGCCAACCCACATTCTGATCATTCCGCGGATACCGATGGAGTCCCTGAATGATGCGTCGCAAAGCGATGAAACGGTGCTAGGCCATCTCTTACGGGTAGCCGCGAAAATTGCGAACAAGGTTGGTGTTGCTGAAACTGGCTACCGAACCGTCATCAACACTGGACCCGATGCGGGGCAGTCGGTTTTCCAACTTCATGTGCATCTTTTAGGTGGTCGCCCGCTGGCCTGGCCGCCTGGTTGA
- the waaC gene encoding lipopolysaccharide heptosyltransferase I gives MRILIVKLSSIGDVVHAMPAVAALRRAFPSAHLTWVVEAGAAPLLLGAPGLDEVIVLDTRRWRRQWRTPAVYQQITACLTQLRQPAVDVALDFQGLMKSAVVAWCAGARRRIGFATEALREAMSRFAYTEQVAVNRREHVILANLRLVAALGVPRPETYEFLLPPLADESARVAAQLIAQGVTGRFALLNPGGGWVTKRWPPADFGQLADVLWERYQLASVVSYGPGEEPLVSEIRAVARCAPVVSFPTTLREYLALAQRAAVFVGGDTGPLHLAAAVGTPIVGLYGPTAAERNGPFAPDDQVVGLDLPCRVDCHRRTCQQHVCMNIAVQRVAQAVEARLQAVGYKRFLLGT, from the coding sequence ATGCGCATTCTCATCGTCAAGTTGAGCAGCATTGGGGATGTGGTGCATGCGATGCCGGCGGTGGCCGCGCTGCGCCGCGCCTTTCCATCGGCACATCTCACTTGGGTTGTGGAAGCAGGGGCTGCGCCGCTGCTGCTTGGCGCTCCGGGGCTTGACGAAGTGATTGTCCTAGATACCCGGCGGTGGCGTCGTCAGTGGCGTACGCCGGCAGTCTATCAGCAAATCACAGCTTGCCTGACTCAACTCCGTCAGCCGGCGGTGGATGTGGCCCTGGATTTTCAAGGACTCATGAAATCCGCCGTTGTCGCCTGGTGTGCCGGGGCGCGACGGCGGATTGGCTTTGCCACCGAGGCGCTCCGGGAAGCCATGAGCCGCTTTGCTTACACGGAGCAAGTTGCCGTCAATCGGCGTGAGCATGTGATTCTCGCCAACCTGCGGCTCGTTGCCGCTTTGGGCGTGCCGCGGCCAGAAACTTATGAGTTTTTGCTACCACCTTTGGCGGATGAGTCGGCCCGCGTAGCTGCCCAACTGATTGCGCAGGGCGTGACGGGCCGCTTTGCGTTGCTCAATCCAGGCGGTGGCTGGGTAACGAAGCGCTGGCCACCGGCCGACTTTGGGCAGTTGGCTGATGTCCTGTGGGAACGGTACCAGTTGGCCAGCGTGGTGTCGTACGGCCCCGGTGAGGAGCCATTGGTCAGTGAGATACGGGCAGTGGCGCGCTGCGCGCCAGTTGTGTCATTTCCAACGACGTTGCGTGAGTATCTGGCGCTTGCCCAGCGAGCGGCCGTGTTTGTTGGCGGTGACACCGGACCCCTGCACTTGGCGGCGGCGGTCGGAACGCCAATCGTCGGGTTGTATGGTCCGACGGCTGCTGAGCGCAATGGTCCATTCGCCCCGGACGACCAAGTGGTTGGGCTTGACCTCCCGTGCCGCGTAGATTGTCACCGCCGCACCTGTCAACAACATGTCTGCATGAATATCGCTGTTCAGCGGGTCGCTCAGGCCGTGGAGGCGCGTTTGCAAGCCGTTGGCTACAAGAGATTTTTACTTGGGACGTGA
- a CDS encoding diacylglycerol kinase: MARLRAALTYAWAGIAHTWQHQPNFRVECVIGGLAVALAIWLETGLVAVLVMSALVLSLELVNSAIEAVVDLASPEAHPLAKVAKDAAAGATLLAAIVSVAVGLLAMGPALVMKLRALWSILTSV; the protein is encoded by the coding sequence ATGGCGCGATTGCGGGCGGCGTTGACCTATGCCTGGGCCGGTATCGCCCATACTTGGCAGCACCAGCCTAACTTTCGGGTCGAGTGCGTGATTGGAGGCTTGGCCGTTGCGTTGGCCATCTGGCTGGAGACCGGCCTAGTGGCGGTGCTCGTGATGTCGGCGCTCGTGCTGTCGCTGGAACTGGTCAATAGCGCCATTGAAGCGGTGGTGGATTTGGCATCGCCGGAGGCGCACCCACTGGCCAAGGTTGCCAAGGATGCCGCGGCCGGCGCAACGCTGCTGGCAGCCATTGTTTCCGTGGCGGTTGGGCTGCTGGCGATGGGTCCGGCGCTTGTGATGAAGTTACGGGCGCTGTGGTCTATCTTAACATCCGTCTGA
- a CDS encoding glycosyltransferase family 2 protein, giving the protein MAGKLSIVIPVYNERRTLRELIGRVQAVAVPLEKEIICVDDCSTDGTADILRELSQTQPNLRVFFQPVNRGKGAALREGFKQATGDYVIVQDADLEYDPEDYKQILPPLMEGKADVVFGSRFMGGHPHRVLYFWHSVGNWFLTLLSNMVSDLNLTDMETCYKAFRREIIQSISLEQDRFGFEPEITIKVARLRLRVYEVGISYYGRTYEEGKKIGWRDGFKALWCIAKYGLTVPRASLPPSEVRDALPRPSPQTDETTTS; this is encoded by the coding sequence ATGGCTGGCAAGCTGTCCATTGTGATTCCGGTCTATAACGAGCGGCGCACCCTGCGGGAGCTGATCGGCCGCGTTCAAGCCGTCGCCGTGCCGCTCGAAAAGGAAATTATTTGCGTGGACGACTGCTCGACGGATGGCACGGCCGATATTTTGCGCGAACTGTCCCAAACCCAGCCTAACCTCCGGGTGTTCTTTCAGCCGGTCAACCGTGGCAAAGGGGCGGCGCTGCGTGAGGGCTTCAAACAGGCGACGGGCGACTACGTCATTGTCCAGGACGCTGACCTGGAGTATGACCCAGAAGACTATAAGCAAATCCTGCCGCCATTGATGGAGGGGAAGGCCGATGTCGTGTTTGGGTCGCGGTTCATGGGCGGTCACCCGCACCGGGTACTGTACTTCTGGCACTCGGTGGGGAACTGGTTTCTGACCTTGCTTTCCAACATGGTGTCGGACCTCAACCTGACCGACATGGAGACCTGCTACAAGGCGTTTCGGCGCGAAATCATTCAATCCATTTCGCTTGAGCAGGATCGGTTTGGGTTTGAGCCGGAAATCACCATCAAGGTGGCGCGACTGCGGCTGCGGGTCTATGAGGTTGGCATCAGCTACTATGGCCGCACCTATGAGGAAGGGAAAAAGATTGGCTGGCGGGACGGATTCAAAGCCCTTTGGTGCATTGCAAAGTATGGGTTGACCGTGCCGCGCGCGTCGCTGCCGCCATCGGAAGTCCGCGACGCCTTGCCACGACCGTCGCCACAGACGGATGAAACCACCACCTCATGA
- a CDS encoding NUDIX hydrolase translates to MTIRPWRKLPPELLTSAKVFSVHRERAFPPDADSNEAAARDFYVIHTPDWVNVIPLTPANEVVLVEQYRHGVHQVTLEIPGGMVDAEDPSPAAAAARELEEETGYVATSIEPLGDCHPNPAIQNNRCYSFVARGAQKLKPTRFDGNEDLAVRLVPLKDIPALITTGAITHALVIVAFHRLSLLTGVRYDG, encoded by the coding sequence ATGACGATTCGTCCGTGGCGCAAGTTACCGCCGGAGTTGCTGACCTCAGCCAAGGTCTTCTCGGTTCATCGCGAGCGCGCGTTTCCACCGGATGCAGACTCGAACGAGGCGGCAGCACGTGATTTTTACGTCATCCACACGCCCGACTGGGTAAATGTGATTCCTTTGACCCCGGCCAACGAAGTCGTGCTGGTGGAACAGTACCGGCATGGCGTCCACCAAGTAACGCTTGAAATTCCGGGCGGGATGGTGGATGCCGAGGACCCAAGCCCGGCGGCCGCGGCGGCGCGTGAGCTGGAGGAAGAAACCGGCTACGTGGCAACGTCCATTGAACCCCTTGGCGACTGTCATCCCAATCCGGCCATTCAGAATAACCGTTGCTATAGCTTCGTTGCGCGCGGCGCACAAAAACTCAAGCCGACGCGCTTTGATGGTAATGAGGACCTGGCAGTAAGACTCGTGCCTTTGAAAGATATCCCGGCTCTGATCACAACCGGGGCAATTACTCATGCGCTGGTGATTGTCGCCTTTCATCGGTTGAGTTTACTGACTGGTGTGCGATACGACGGGTAA